TTAAATTCTGTTATCTTCATTAAATGTTGACACAAACCTgtatctaaaataaaaatgagccagcagtgtaaaaaacaaaacaggaaaaactTTTAATTAAGCAAGCTCACAGTTACAGGCTATGTTTATGTGATAAGGGGAAGGTGCCACATTGATGGTTTGGTGACATTAGGTGATGTATGCATTTTTTGAAACTTAAGTTTGTAACACCAGCAAACTCCCCTCCTGTGTATACTGTATGCCACAGACAGAATGTCTTTAGACCAAAAATAATCCCTCTGTTGTCCAAGAGGTACCTGCCTTTGGTCTCAGTGCGTGAAACATACAACAAAGAACTGACAAGTAAAAcatactgaaaaaacaaaatgatgacaaaaaacCTACACATAATTATGATAAAGACTTTGTTTTCCTGGTATGAAATCAAATCAGAAATGTACAACAGAACTGGGAGAATCAGACCAAGGAAACTTATCGGTTGAAGGTTTTATATGTTTCTGTGAAAAGAAgccttttgttttgaattttctgTTCATGCAGTTTCCCGATTCAAACGCCAGACTCCTCTCCTACGCACGTTACTTCTAGAACACTGTGACACACAACTATGCCTTCACCTTCTCCaaaatattaatgataataattataataactcacacgcacgcacacacacaatcatactTTCCGAACCAACTTCTTCGCTCAAAAAGTTTGAGCCGGTTGGTGCTTAAGAGCGAAGTCAAGGAGCAGAACCGCATGTGATGTGGAAATCAAAGGGAGTTAAAAGAACATGATTTGTGAAGCAAAttgtgtgtttgggggggggggggatgctGGGATGATAGCATGAAGGTAACATGGATAGGCTTGGTTACCTATAATGTCCCCATCCATCAACTGAAATTATATTACATATCCTCCACCCCGCTACTTCTCCACTGCAGTTAatccacacacacccacttcCATCCTTCCCTCCACTGCTCGCTTCCCCTCTCTCCCTGGTATCACTGCACCGCCTGCTCGTTGGCAGTGCTACCGGAGTCCTGAGGCTTCATCACATCAGGGAGTTCTGGGGGGCTGGAGAAGGCCTCGATGTGCAGCTGTTCAAACATCTCATCTGAGGGGCGGAGGAGACAAGGAAACATTAGCTGCATCACGACAGCACGGTTGCATGTGGCTACATCAGTCACAGAGCTCTAACTTCATTTATTTCACCACCGTGCCAAAACATCCTAAAATACAATTTACACTGTCCAGGAGTAAATGCTGGCCGTCCAAAATATTACAGGGTGTTCAAGCATTGCACGTCAGCATAAATTCATATTATATTTAGTATACTTTACAGTAATTTGAAGtaaaaagtataaagtaaaaagaaagtATCAGTTTCAGTGGTACGTTTAAAGGTTTGTAACGTTAGAAATTATGTTTAAGCACCAGAGCCTGACTCATGTTGacaaaaaggaataaaaagatggataaaattaaattagataaaatgtttgtggcaattaataCATCATAAGTTCAAATGTAAGCCTATTTActgacttttaaggcctaatatttataaaactgaactgaaaacattcaagactttttaaggacctgcagacaccctgtactaaaatggctgtttttctacaataaaattattttcataattaaaGTGATGCTTAGCACAGAACCCCATGGAAACAGAGTGCTCCAGGAAGTCCTGACACCTGGAAATGAGTTGGTATTTTTGCACTTTTGGGGCCAGAACAATCCAGATTTGGAAATCTGACGTTTTGCTATCCAGGATCTGCTAATTTCATCTTACTTTTGTGCCAGTTTTTCAAAGCAACATTGGAATGGATCACCCTGATTAAGATACAAACATTTAAAGATTACCAAATCTGGATTATCAGGGCTCTAAATGGAACTACATATCACAATGTTGGCTACTGGCTGTGTAAAGAACAGGTAGAATAGCCAGTGTTGGGTCACGTTAAGTGTTTTATttgaagagataaaaaaaacagcatggggacgcaactgtgagaaactactttaatataaagtaataaattaaagttaaaattGAAGTAATTACATAAAACatgtgttttcaaaatgcacctttttaatgtatttttggtttttgtCTTGTCCTGTCTTGTCAGCATTAATGTGCACAGGTTAGGCTGCTCATGACACTTGAAAGCACAAACTCCCACTACTGCTTCAGAACGCCATGGTAACTGCCTGACTGTTGTGACAGGTTTCAGCCTTTAGTCACTGTCACAGTTTATCTTCTCTCTGTGTGCACGTCATGTGTGTGCCACTTTTATGTATGCTTTTGCAATTCTAGATTGACAGCTTCATTAGAGACTGttgtcatgtctttttttttttttaatcttctgtGTTGCGACTTTGccaaaatttattttttaacattcatgatcatttttttcccctcgcTAGGATGGTGGGACACTCTTTAGTTAGAGCCCTGAGTCCTGTCACAAAGTTGCTGTGATGAACATTGACTGTGGCACACTGTTCGGGGTGGATATTCCAAAGCTTCAAAGTAATAACTTCTCTGGTTAATGTGTGTCTAAAAAGGTGCAAAAGAAACTTAATCTTGGGAGCATTTTTTGACTGGTGGCTCAGATATGATCTTTGGTATATCCGGAATGAAATCTGATTGATTTTTATCACATGTTGACAGCATAAAATCCCCACTAGATACAATTCTTGTGAGTCATATTAAACTACATTCAAAGATAGCTTaaaatttttaaatttaaaatgggATATATTCACCTTCATTATCACATACACTGTCTTGTGAATTGTAAACTTGTGTACCATGTAAAGACAAATTACAGTGCAGCCATGGTTTGCTGCAATGCTCAAAAGCCGTCAAATGTCAATTTATATAAAGTGGGGGGAAAAACCTAATTTAACTAACAACCACTATCTTGATGTCTAATATATCACTGAAACACTCTACTAAAAGGTTACACAGCCAAAGCCGAACTCAGTCATGTTCACTGGATACAATTAAAGAGCATTTTGCTAAATGAAGGCAAAACACTGAAGTACACAAGGTAGACTGAGGGGTTATCACACAGAGTAAGGTTACATTTCAGAAGAAAATGCCTTCCAGTTGGCACTGAACATCCCAGATTGATATTCAACAGCACAAGAGCATGGATAAGTAGTTGTTAATCACAGTTATCTACTGACATACATGGTGCCACGGCAACCAATTATACATCTTGAGGGCCTAATTGAGATTGATGCAAATTTGCTGGCACAAATCTAAATGACTGTTGTGAATCATGCAATTAACTACTTATactcaattaaattaaatacgTAAGTCCAAAGTAAGACTTCTTGAGTATTTTCCCCACCCTTAAAAAGCAGAGTTGAGTTGATCAGGCTGCCTAGAAAAATCACCCTagtatgaggaaaaaaacatccctCATCCTTAGAGCGCACAGATAACATAAACTGCACATACCATTTATGCGGAACGCCAGACCAACTGTAGCTGGAGCTTGAGGTCTGGCAGTCTGGTTGGTGAATCCAGAGTCACCAAGAGTTTTGCTGTCCTCTAGCAACTGGTCATCCTGTTGGACAAAAGATCAAAGAGTCACAGGACCTCCTAGTGGcctaaataaatgaatttgCTTCAGTGAACACGAAGACAGCATGTGAGGCAGTTCCAAAGACTATTTTAGCTACCCTCAGGAAAGATAAGTTACATGTCGCCACCATCAATTAGACATAATTGTGTTGCTGTCAGTTATGTAACCAGACATGACTAGGTGCCACTAGCAAACACGGCTGTAAACTCACTTTGTACAGCCTCTGGTCTTCGGGTGGTCTCTTAAGAATCCCTTCAACAATACGCTTCAGCTCATACACAGTGGTAGACTCCTTGGCATCTGTGAAGATTGTGGTCTTGTGACGCCGGATCATTAAGAACACGTCCTGAGGGAAAGTGGACAAAGAATTATAAGTTAAAAATATACGTTTAAGACAACTTGAGTTATGGTTTTATCCTGAAGATGAGGGCTTGaagttgtttaaaaaatgttattctGAATTTAAAATGGGATCAAACAGGAGAGCTGACTCTGCGTTTCCTCTTTAACACTTTATGTGACAAATCATGTCAGCAGGCCGTGTCGTTTTTAAGTGTCCATCTGTCAACCGTTTAAAACACCTTACTGACCTGTATGTAGGCTAAACGTGTACTGCTGGAGAAACCTTTAAATGATATTGAGGTCTTTAACTGGTTGTTTAGTAACTATGTAGGGCAAATGTTTATATGGATACAGACTAATTAACGCTACTGACAATCCATTGATTCATAAGACACCAACAATAACTGAGCATTGTATTTAACGTTAACTTAGCACTAAGCTAACGCAACTTTAGCCTTGAGGTGTTTCACAGTCAAGATAAGGCCTGACAGTTAAATTATTAGACACAGTAGGTCTGACAATGACGGTATACATTCAGCTGATCTGACTCGTCTAACCGggttagttagctaacgttaaatcACTTCCAAGCTAAACTAGGCTAATCGCGAGCTACACCTCTCGTTAAAGCTAACGCTAACGATGAGAAGGCGAAGCTAGCATAGCGAGCTTAGCATTAGCTGGCTAGCAAACACAAACTGAAAGAAACGTTTCAATAACCGTCAGTACCATTTCTCACTATAACGTTTGAACAAAGCCCTAAACGTCACTTCGGTATATGTCTCTAGGCCCCATTCTCACAAATAGATCgataataatattacagttaccatTTCAAGTGGTCAGCTAGCTCGCCAGTTGCGCCAGCCCTGTGTTGTGCAGCAATACCCCAGACTGCACCGCTTGCGGATATTGCGCAATTGAGATAAGCAGTCAGTATTCACGTAAGGCAGGTACGCAGCTCTGCGTATGGTTTTCAGAATTTGGCGCGAGGTGCTTTCATGCTTGAAGTGTGTACGGCGCAGTTTGGTTTGGATACAGACAGCACCTGAGCCCAGCTGTTATGAAGCCAGACCGTCGTTAAACCTGGATTATGGTCTGTGTTATTAATTATAACAATACGTAATCAGATTTTAACGTTACCTAACGCTGAattgttactgttactgtacaTTATTTGACAGTAAGTTAGCTAAGTTAGCGTGCTAGGTTCTGTTGTTATGTTGTTGACTGGGTCCGCCCTTAGGtaatgttaacgttagctagctaaaagtTGTTTTGTGGAGGTGACATGTGTCAATGACAGCAAATAATGAgtgatgctaacgttagccatagCCAAGTTAGCAAATTAACTGCGCTAAATAAACATTTGAAGGCTGACGTTATAGAACTTGGAGTGTTTTCTCGGTTAACCGAGCCACGTCACATTTAGCAGGTCTGTTCCAACGTTACCTCTCAATGCTAATAACGTTAACTATCTACTGACCAGGAAGACCCTGTTCTGCAAGTAAGCTGACCATCAAAGGATCAGTAGGACTGATAATGATACTGAAGATAACTGACCTGTCAAGCAGGATGGTCAAGATGTAAAGCCTAATGAGTGTGACAGATAAAAACAGCCTCCACCAAGTTTTGGTTCATTTTACTTATAgtagaaacaaatatttttagtGTCTGGACAGATTTTATTCTGTAATGGCATATCGAATTTTATTGCACATGTGTCAGGGTTCAAATTAAAtggaaacatttaaataatgagTATGACTCATCACTTCTCCATCATTTTAGATCAGTAGAAAAAAGGACATTAAATGTGCATGAGCAgtgcaaaaaatgaaagaatgaataGTTTGTAAAAGTTTTcttctgaatgttgcagctcaCCATCTTCAAAGAAAAGAGCTGAAACGTCCCGACACAATGTCAGTGGCAGTTGAAACCACAGTGTCCAGGGTGCCTCTCCCTATTCCAACCCACTTTGCCCATGCAGAGCAATCCTTCTCCCTCAAAAAGCGCCGTCTCCCTTTCTCCACATCCTCTACGTCCGACTCATCCTACTCCTCCCCTGCCCTGCTGTCACATTCTCTGCCCCCGCTGCCACCATCCAAAGGATGTCCCCCTCTCAGTCGGATGTTCCCCCAGCATCCATCCCCCTGGACACCCCTGTCACATTCCCTTAGCAAGTCTCCCCCCCGGATTCTGTGTACAATCCCAGCAAACAGCAGTCCTACTTCAGTCAGTGCTTCACTAATTTGGGACTGCTGGGCAGAGGATCCTTTGGGGAGGTCTACAAGGTAAGCAAGACAAAAATGTGCATCTGTATAAAAGCAAATAATATATATACTCAATGTTTATTTACGTTAAGAATTTTGTAAATGCtgcattttaaaggaatacttccgTCCCTTCATAACCATTTGTACACCTATTACGTcttgttatgttgaatttgtggagAATACTTTtatttcttgcatgcctccacagtgggGGTCAGTAACAGTATTGACATAAAATCTTGGCTGTTTGAACATCTATGCTGTGGTTTTGTAATGGGGAAGCTCACAATACAAATTTAGATTTCTCTGTAAGCCTAACTTTCCCACTAAGATTATCATTTGGAGTTCCCCGAATAGAAGTTAAGGCTTcagcattttctgtatttttctagGTGCAAAGCAAAGTGGACCGCTGCCAGTATGCAGTTAAGCGCTCCGCTCACCGCTTCAGGGGCAACAGTGACAGGAACCGTAGCGTGAGGGAAGCCAGGAACCACGAGCGCCTCTGTCCTCACCCTCACATTCTGAATTTTGTGGCAGCCTGGGAGGAGTGTGGCCGACTGTACATCCAGACGGAGCTGTGTAGCACCAGCTTGCTGCTCCACGCTGAGAATCAGCCACCTGGGCCAGGTTTGTCCGAAAGAGACTATAAAATCTGTTCAGATGTTTAATCAGCTATGATATTTTGCTCCATATAATACATGTGTTTCTTGCTTGAGAAATTCCTCTGACATACTGACTCATTTGCAACATTTTAATCCAGATGAGGCTTCAGCGTGGGCCTACCTGTGCGACCTCCTCTCAGCGCTGCATCACTTGCACTCTCATGGTTTTGTGCATCTGGACCTCAAGCCGGCAAATGTCCTTATTACTGACTCTGGCCGTCTCAAGCTGGCGGACTTCGGGCTGCTGTTTGAGCTCAAACAGAAGAACACAGCATCTGTAGAGGGCAAAGTAAAAGATGACGTCCAGGAGGGGGATCCCAGATACATGGCGCCTGAGCTGCTCCGTGGGGAGTATGGACCTGCTGCAGACGTTTTCAGGTATGAATACCATACATGAAAAATTAAATGATATTGGAAAATATTGATCTGATTTAGTGTTTAAATATTGTTGCGTCCTTTTTCATACAGTTTGGGTGTTTCTATTCTGGAGCTTGCCTGTAACATGGAGATTCCGAATGGTGGGCAGTGCTGGCAGCAGCTCAGACAAGGCTGCCTCCCCTCAGAGTTTACCAGTGGTAAGATTGACTTTAGTTTAAACCTTTGTATTTAGAGTACTCCAAGGATGACGTGTTTCAGTAGGCTGTCACTGAAGTTAGCATCTTCCTGGTTCCCTCGACAAAAAGCCAGTGGGATTATCTATTGGATTTTGAATTATAGCAGGAAATAAGATCTGCGGCAAACAAGAATATATGGAACTTACACATTTTGATCAACAAGATCATCTTGACAAGTCAACACTGATGTAGTTTATGTTGTAAGCTTGTGTTAGCTGCAGACCTTATTTtgggcatctaaccaaaaagcTATTCAACTAAAACCTTTGACGTTAAAACAAGAAGTATTAAACTTATTTTCAGGTTTTGGGACTCATTC
The nucleotide sequence above comes from Epinephelus lanceolatus isolate andai-2023 chromosome 21, ASM4190304v1, whole genome shotgun sequence. Encoded proteins:
- the pkmyt1 gene encoding LOW QUALITY PROTEIN: membrane-associated tyrosine- and threonine-specific cdc2-inhibitory kinase (The sequence of the model RefSeq protein was modified relative to this genomic sequence to represent the inferred CDS: deleted 2 bases in 1 codon), whose translation is MVFRIWREVLSCLKCVRRSLVWIQTAPEPSCYEARPSLNLDYAHHLQRKELKRPDTMSVAVETTVSRVPLPIPTHFAHAEQSFSLKKRRLPFSTSSTSDSSYSSPALLSHSLPPLPPSKGCPPLSRMFPQHPSPWTPLSHSLSKSPPDSVYNPSKQQSYFSQCFTNLGLLGRGSFGEVYKVQSKVDRCQYAVKRSAHRFRGNSDRNRSVREARNHERLCPHPHILNFVAAWEECGRLYIQTELCSTSLLLHAENQPPGPDEASAWAYLCDLLSALHHLHSHGFVHLDLKPANVLITDSGRLKLADFGLLFELKQKNTASVEGKVKDDVQEGDPRYMAPELLRGEYGPAADVFSLGVSILELACNMEIPNGGQCWQQLRQGCLPSEFTSVLSTELQTVLRMMLAPEPSDRPTVSELLSLPSVRKHRWKRRIYLMVAETVLTLVSLCQSLLCLGCRLVSSLHLPFLSHWTKPVPCTPPKGSWDKDLTLPLSAMHADSGSPEDDAVFLLDPRDPELSPTFSHRVKSRLSVGSTSTPLPVSPRHNHHSPAHTPTHSRLDEWSSLAHTPSSIHSNGSCHTLTPSASPIHAELYVDCKNENSMQSRQCSSTKSSQRRGRSWVRTEEALPRPNFEPKNLLHLFEDTTVEAEP
- the LOC117247584 gene encoding elongin-B-like translates to MDVFLMIRRHKTTIFTDAKESTTVYELKRIVEGILKRPPEDQRLYKDDQLLEDSKTLGDSGFTNQTARPQAPATVGLAFRINDEMFEQLHIEAFSSPPELPDVMKPQDSGSTANEQAVQ